The DNA segment GATCGTCGACGAGCTGCTCGGCTACGCCGACCGCCTGCGGCCGATGGTCGTCGACACCGGTCTCGTGCTGCACCAGGCGCTCGAGCGCGGCGAGACCGTGCTGTTCGAGGGCGGCCAGGCGACCATGCTCGATGTCGATCACGGCACCTACCCCTTCGTGACCTCGTCGAACGCGACTGCGGGCGGGGCCGCCACCGGCTCGGGCATCGGGCCCAACCGCATCGACCGCGTCATCGGCATCGTCAAGGCCTACACGACCCGTGTCGGCTCCGGCCCCTTCCCGACCGAGCTCTTCGACGAGTCGGGCGAGTTCCTGCGCAAGACCGGCTTCGAGTTCGGCACCACCACGGGCCGCCCCCGCCGCTGCGGCTGGTACGACGCGCCCATCGCCCGCTACACGGCGCGCGTCAATGGCGTCACCGACTTCGTGATGACCAAGCTCGACGTGCTCACGGGGCTCGAGAGCATCCCGGTCTGCGTCGCCTACGAGGTCGACGGCGTGCGCGTCGACGAGGTTCCCGTTTCGCAGAGCGACTTCCACCACGCGACGCCGATCTACGAGAACCTGCCCGGCTGGTCGGAGGACATCACCGGTGCCCGCACCTTCGACGACCTGCCCAAGAACGCGCAAGACTACGTGCTCGCCATCGAGGCCATGAGCGGCGCGCGCATCTCGGCGATCGGCGTCGGCCCCGGCCGCGACGCGATCGTCGTGCGCCACGACCTGCTCGACTGAGCCGGCCCCGCACCATGGCCGCCGACACCCTGCCGTACACGGTGCTCGAGGGCCACGGCGTGCGCCTCGAGCCCTACGACCCGGCGCACTTGCCGGGGCTGACGGCGGCGCTCGGCCGCGAGGAGGTCTTCGCCGGCGGGTGGGGCGGCGGCCCGGCCGGAGCCTGTACCGGCGAAGCGTTCGCCGCCTGGCTGCCGACCTACCTGCCGCTCGGCCGCGCCCACGTCTACACGGTGCTGACCGTTCCGTCGATCGAGGCCCCGGCGGCGGATGCGGAGCCGACGATCATCGGAACCACAACGATCCTCGACCTCACCCCCGCGACCGAGTCGGCCCACATCGGCTACACCGCCTACACGCCGGACGTCTGGGGCACGGACGTCAACCCCGCCTGCAAGCTGCTGCTGCTCACCCACCTTTTCGAGCACGGCTACGGCCGCGTCAAGCTGCAGGCCGACGTGCGCAACGCGCGGTCGCGGGCCGGCATCGAGAAGCTCGGCGCCCAGTTCGAGGGCGTGGCGCGTCGCGACGCGCCACGCGCCGACGGCTCGTGGCGCGACGGCGCCGTCTACGCGATCACGGTCGACGACTGGCCCGCCGTGCGCGCCGGCCTCGAGCGACGACTGGGCGCGACGGCCTGACGGGGCCGGGTGCACAGCGACGGCGCTAGGCGACCGAGCTGAACCAGGCGGCGCCCACCGTGACACCGAGCGCCGAGGCGCCGACCGCGATGCCGAGACTGAGCGCCCAGTCCGCGGCCGAGGCGCGGTTCTCGCCCGGGGCCGCCGGGGCAGCCATCGACAGCAGGTGGGCGCGCGCGGGGTGGGCCTCCCAGAAGGCGCGGCCCCGGGCATCCACCCGCCCGATCAGCATGCGCTGCGGCGCGGCGGGCAGGATCACCGCGAGCGGGGCGAGCCCCATGACCAGGAAGAGCAGGCCCAGGAACAGGCCGACGCCGTCGCCGCCCAGCAGGAAGGTGCGGAAGAAGACGATGCTGAGGCTCACGAAGAGCCCCGGCCAGGCGTAGAGCCAGGTCGGGGTGCCGAAGCCGCGGGCCAGCCCCGTGCCGATCGCCAGGGCCGCCAGGCCGCCGAGGATGCTCAGCGGCATGAACAGCGCGATCGCGTCGGTGCACTCCACCGCGATCACGTACGGGCCGCCGCGGGCGCAGTACCCGCCGAGCGCGGCGAGCGCGTCGGTCGAGCGGTACAGCAGCGTCAGGGCGGCCGCCGTCGAGAACCAGGCCAGCACCGAGCCGAGCACGCGGAGGGCGGCGGCATCGCGCCAGGTGCGCCGTGCGGGTGCCTCGATCGTCATGGCGCCACTGTAGGGCCGCGCGCGGCCCGGGTCGAGAGCCGTGCACCGGTGCGGAGCGTTACGCTCGACGCATGGATGACGCCGCCCTCGCCCAGCTCGCGGCGCTGCGCCGCAGCATCGACAACATCGACGCCGCGCTGATCCACCTGCTCGCCGAGCGCTTCACCCGCACGCAGGCCGTCGGGCGTCTCAAGGCGGCGTCGGGCATGCCGCCGAGCGAC comes from the Microcella frigidaquae genome and includes:
- a CDS encoding adenylosuccinate synthase yields the protein MPAVVIIGAQWGDEGKGKATDLLAGRIDYVVKFNGGNNAGHTVVVGDEKYALHLLPSGILTEGVTPVIANGVVVDIEVLFGELDALSARGVDVSKLLISANAHVITGYHRTMDKVTERFLGKRQIGTTGRGIGPAYADKINRIGIRMQDLFDENILRQKVEGALNVKNHLLVKVYNRRAIGVDEIVDELLGYADRLRPMVVDTGLVLHQALERGETVLFEGGQATMLDVDHGTYPFVTSSNATAGGAATGSGIGPNRIDRVIGIVKAYTTRVGSGPFPTELFDESGEFLRKTGFEFGTTTGRPRRCGWYDAPIARYTARVNGVTDFVMTKLDVLTGLESIPVCVAYEVDGVRVDEVPVSQSDFHHATPIYENLPGWSEDITGARTFDDLPKNAQDYVLAIEAMSGARISAIGVGPGRDAIVVRHDLLD
- a CDS encoding GNAT family N-acetyltransferase codes for the protein MAADTLPYTVLEGHGVRLEPYDPAHLPGLTAALGREEVFAGGWGGGPAGACTGEAFAAWLPTYLPLGRAHVYTVLTVPSIEAPAADAEPTIIGTTTILDLTPATESAHIGYTAYTPDVWGTDVNPACKLLLLTHLFEHGYGRVKLQADVRNARSRAGIEKLGAQFEGVARRDAPRADGSWRDGAVYAITVDDWPAVRAGLERRLGATA